The nucleotide sequence TGGATATGTTCATCGGGAAAAACTTTTTAGTAACGTATCACCACGCTCCTCTTAAGTGTGTAAATGCCACGATGGAGCGGGTGCTTAAAAATGCACCTGCAGTGGCCCGTGCCCCTGATCGACTGACCTATACCATTCTCGATTTCCTGCTCGAGGGCTATGCACCCGCCTTGGAGGAGATTTCTGTTGAAATCTCCAATTTGGAGAAATCCATCATGGTCAATCAGTCCAAGGATACTCTTGCTGATGTCATGAAGCTCAAAGGGGAGGTTCAGCGATTGCGCCAGGTCGCCTGGCCGCAACGGGAAACAATCGCCCGATTGGCTCACGGAGAGTTTAAGATCGTTCGGAGTCATATGGTGCCTTATTACCGTGACTTGCTGGATCAGCTGGTGCGCATCAGTTCCTTGGCCGAAAACGCCCGGGACTCGTTGACGGGCGTCTTGCAGGTTCACCTCAATTTGCAGCAGATGCAGGTGAATCACGTGATCAAGGTGCTGACCGTGATGGCCACCCTATGTATGCCTGCCCTGGTTCTGACGAGTTATTACGGAATGAATATCAATCATTGGCCCAGCCTTGACGACCCTCATGGGTGGGTATGGGTCTGGTTGATCACGGCGTTGACGACCGGGGTGCTCTATTTCTACCTTAAGCGCCGGGGTTGGTGGTGAGGGGAGTTGCGGGGCGATGAAAACCGAATTGTTAGCCCCTGCGGGTGATCTGGATGCCGCTTATGCCGCCTTCCATTATGGGGCGGATGCAGTGTATCTTGGGCTTCAGCGTTTTTCTGCCCGTGCCGAGGCGGCCAATTTTTCGCCTGAAGACCTCAGTGAAATTGTGGGATTTGCTCATTCAACCTCCCCGCGGCGTTCTGTTTTTGTGGCCTTCAATACCTTGATTCAGGATCAGGAACAGGATGAAGCCATTGAAACCCTGGAGTTCCTTGATGCCACCGGCGTGGATGCGGTGATTGTTCAGGATCTCGGGATTGCCCGATTGGCTCGAACATATTTCCCCCAGTTGGAATTGCATGCCAGTACACAACTGGTCATCCATAATGTTGCCGGCGCAATTGCCGCCCGTGAACTGGGCTTCAAACGGGTTACACTGGCACGGGAGTTGACGCTGAAAGAGATGGCGGACATTGTGCGTGAAGGCGGGGTGGATGTTGAGGTTTTTATCCATGGGGCGCTCTGTTACTCCTATAGTGGCCTTTGTCTTTATTCGTCCATGTTGCGTGGACGAAGCGGGAATCGGGGGCGTTGCGCTTATCCCTGTCGGGATACCTTCGGTCAGGCGAAGGTCTATCCCTTTTCTATGAAAGATCTGGCGTTGACCGGGGATGTGCTGAAGTTGCGTGAGGCCGGTGTGTTCAGTTTTAAAATTGAGGGGCGGAAGAAAAGCGCCCTCTATGTTGCGGCGGTGACTCAATATTACCGGAAGCTTTTAGCGGGCAGTCTTACTGTGATCGAGAAACGGACCGCTGAGGAGGAGATTAAAACCATCTTCAGCCGTCCCTGGACAGAGCTTTATTTGAATTCCTCCCGTAATCGGGAGGTGACTGATGTTGAGGTGGTTGGCCACCGGGGGGCGCCGATTGGCATCGTGGAGAAAGTGATCCAACGGGGTGGAGGCAAGTGGGTTCAATTCAAAACACAGCGGCGCCTTGAGCGGCATGATGGAATCCAAACTGATGTGCCGGGACGGGGACGCCCTTTTGGTTTTCCGGTTGATCATTTGCGAAAGCTTAGCGAGCGGTGGAAACCGTTAGAGGAAGTTTTTGAAGTTCACGCAAACTGCTTTGTAGAGGTGGGCCTGCCGCAGGAGCATCCTGAAATCAAAACTGGAGCACCGCTCTATTGCTCCTCATCCCAGACGGTTAAACAACAGTACCGCTTTCCCCGTCCGAAACCAGGCCTTCATCGTGTTAGAATCGCAATGCATGTTGTGATCAATGCCTCAGCTGATGAACTCGAGGTTATTGCTACGCTTGCCGCTTGTGCCGGGTTGTCAGCCAAAGCCTCCATGCCGGGGCCTTTTGTAACCAGTCGTGATGCGGATATGGTGACAAAAGCCGTCCAGGCAGCATTTAGCAAATTGGGCAATACGCAGTTTGAATTGGGAGATTTGGCCGTCAACAACCCCGATAGTCTCTTTATTCCTGTCTCCGTTCTAAACCGGCTTCGGCGTGAGGTGGCTTCCCAATTATCTGAATCTGTGGCATCTCGCCGAGGGCAGGCTGTTCAGACCGTGCAAGTCGCTGAAAAGCCTGTGAACGTCCAGGCCCCTACGAAGGGGGCGGCTCTGCGCTGGTCGCTCAAGTCGGATCGCATCGCGCATCTTTCTGAGTTGGAGGAAGCGGACTGGCAGGGATTGGATGAGGTGGTGATCGAGATTCAGCGTGATCCTCTACCGGAGCTACGGGCCGGTTTGGTGCAGTGGCGTGAGCGGGTGGGTGCCAATCGAATCCGGCTGGCATTGCCGGTCTTGATGCGTGAGTGGGAACGGTCTGATCTTGAGGCGAAAATCAAGGTGTTGAAGGCCGAAGGGTGGGCTCGATGGGAGGCTGCCGCGCTGTTTGCCTGGCCTCTGCTGGGCAAGTCCTGTTCAGGCGCGCCCGATTCTGCCGACGGCGAGCTACTCACAACCGACTGGTCGGTTTATGTTTCCAACCGGTCGGCCGCGCGACAGGTGCTGGCCATGGGCGCCAGTCGCTTCACGCTCTCTCCTGAAGACGGTAATGAAAATATGCATTTGTTGCTGAAACAGTATGGGGAGTATGCGACGGTGATTGTATATCAAGATACGCCGTTGTTTATTTCAGAGAACTGCGCCTTGGCCGCACAGGCGGCGCGTTGTCCGGCGAGCCCTGATTGTCGCTCGTCAGAGCGCGAATGGGAGTCCGGAAGCGGGGAGGCTGTCCGGATGATTCAGCATGGCTGTCGAACGCTGGCGATTAATGAGGTTCCCTTTTCTTTGGCTGGGCGGCTGAGGGAACTCCAGAAGGCGGGCGCCCGGTACGTTCGGGCCGACTTTATCAACCGTCGCTATGAGCCGGCCAAAGTGTGTGAGGTATGGCGCACCTTGAGACAGGATCATCGCGTGGCGGGCTATGAGGGAAACTATTCACGGGGGGTAAAATGAAACGACACCAGCCTAAGGGACTAACCATTCTTTATGAAGATAGGGACATCGTGGTGGTCGATAAAGTAGCAGGGTTGCTGACGATTGCTACGGATGACGAGCGAACGCGAACAGCGTATCACTTGATGACCGATTATGTTCGCAAGGGATGTGGGAAATCACGGGAACGGGTTTTTATTGTCCATCGACTCGATCGGGAAACCTCCGGGATCCTGGTCTTTGCCAGAACCGAAGAAGCCAAACGGACGCTTCAGGCAAATTGGGACAAGACTGAAAAACACTACCTTGCAGTGGTTCACGGGATTTTGGCCAAAAAAGAGGGGACGATAACATCATATCTTACTGAAAATGCCGCATTCCGGGTCTATTCCACACAAAATCAGGCGCAAGGCTTGTTGTCGCACACCGCCTATCAGGTCCTGCAGGAGGCGCGGACATTCAGTTTGTTGGATGTGACTCTGCTGACAGGACGTAAGAATCAGATCCGGGTGCATTTTGCAGAGCAGGGGTATCCGATCGTGGGGGACAGAAAGTACGGTAATAAAAACGATCCCCATCGGGTGTTGGCGTTGCATGCCCGGTCTCTGTCTATTCACCATCCTTTTAATGGCAAGCGTATGTCGTTTGAAGCCGAGGTGCCGGCCCATTTTGATCGCCTGGTTCCGCCTGCCGTGAAATAATGGATGAAAGTGTTGTTGAGTTGCTAAGTTGTCAGGGTGCTAAGGGAGCTGAATACTATGAAACATGTCGGTAAATTGTTTTTGATGGTGATCATGATGTTGAGTTGGGCGCTTCAGGGGTCGGTGGCGGGGACGGTAACTAATGTTACGCCGCAAGCGGTGGCATTGCTTAAGAAGGCCTATGTGGCGGTTGTGGAGGCGGAACTGGCGAGATCTGAAAATCAGAACACCGAGGCCGCGAAGTCCTATCGGGCTGCCCTTGAGTGCTACGAGAAACTTAAGACTGATTACCCCGGTTGGCAGGCGTTCATGATCAGTGGGCGTATGACGGAATGTGAGAATGCCTTGGCTGCGCTGGAAATGCCGCGGGAGCCGGAAGCAGTCCTGGGTAAGAATCTGGAGGCGGAAGCAGAATCGTCAAATGACGTTGTGAGGCTCCAGGTCTTGTTGAAAGAGTTACAAAGTGTGAAGGAGGCCCTTGCCTCCGCGAAGACAACAGGCGATGAATCAAATTCAAAGCAAATGGCCGCAGAGGTGGATAGACTTAAAGACGAATTGAATGACGCGGCGAAAGACAAGCAAATCCTGCAACGCAAGATATTGAAGTTGGACGCCAAACTCAATAAGACCAGTGCAGGGAGCGGAACAAATTCCCCTTGCAAGGCGGTGGTGTCTGCGGTGAAGTCCGAAGCGAACCGTTTGATGAAGGCGAATGGAATGGTCCCTGCGATTGCCTTGTTGATCGAGGCTACCGAATTGATGCCGGAGGAAACCGATCTGGTTGTGCTGCTCGCGGTGGCAAATTGCAGGGATGGCCGGTTTGGTGATGCGGTCAAGTTAATGGCGCCATTTGATGTGTGGCGGGCCAAAAATGCGGATGCGCTGCTGACCCTTGGTACAGCCTATATGGGGCTTGGCGAGGTTGGCAAAGCTCGTGACGCCATTGAGAAGACGCTGTCCATAAAGCCTGAATCCGCCGAAGCCCATTATAATATGGCGCAGATTTTGATCACCATATTCCCGCCCGATGTGCCCGGTGCCCAGGAACATTATCAGCAGGCACTGGAGTTGGGTTCACCTGTGGATCCGGAGTTTGAGAATGCCTTAAGGACGGCCATGATTATCACGCGTATGAAGAAAAAGTCGGGAAGTGACAGGCGGACCACTACCCGTTCAATCAATACCGAGGTCAGGAATCCTGGGGCGAAGACCGATACTCCTTAAGTTTGCGCTGAAGGGTGCGGCGGCTGATGCCTAGCTGTTCAGCCGCGAGGGTGCGATTCCCGTCGTTTTTCTTGAGTGCCGCATAGATCATCATGCGCTCTCCTTCAGCCATGGAGGCAGGTTCGGAGCGCTGTGAATCGTTTGTGGTTCCAAGCGCCAGTCGGGTGGTTTCGCCATGGACTGCGTTTTTGATGGACAGGGGGAGATCCCGTACGCTCAGCCGGTTTGATCGGGCAAGCACCACCATGCGCTCAATGACATTGCGGAACTCACGAACATTTCCTGGCCAGGAATAAGCTGTGAGCATTTCCACCGCCTCCGGAGTGATGTCCTCAATTTGTTTATTATTCCGGGTGTTAAATTCCTTGAGAAAGTGGGTAAAGAGCAGGGGAATATCTTCCGCACGATCACGGAGTGGCGGCAAGATAATGGAGACGACATCCAGTCGGAAGAATAGATCATTTCTGAATGTTTTGGCCTTTACCATAGCTCCGAGATCTGCGTTTGTGGCAGCGATCAGGCGTATGTCGACATCGAGAGTCTGGTGTCCCCCAACACGCTCAAACTGACGTTCTTCAAGGACGCGAAGCAATTTGACCTGGATGGAAGGATCAATTTCAGAAATTTCGTCGAGAAACAAGGTACCCCCATCGGCCATCTCAAACCGGCCACTACGTCGGTCCGTGGCACCGGTGAACGCCCCCTTTTCATGCCCGAACAATTCACTCTCCAACAGGGTGGGGTTGAGCGCAGCACAATGGACGGGGATGAAGGGGCCTTTGGATCTGGTACTTAGTTGATGAATGGCGTGCGCCACCAATTCTTTGCCGGTTCCGCTTTCGCCCTGAATGAGGATGGTGGCCTGCGAAGGGGCTGCCTGTTTGATGGTGTCAAAGACCTCCTGAATCTTCGCGGATTGGCCCACAATGTTGCTAAGTCCGAAATGGCTATCGAGTTGGGCTCTAAGATTCAGGTTTTCGGTCTCCACTTCACTGGAGTGGAGGGCACGTTTAATGAGAAGATCAAGATGGTCCAGATTGACTGGTTTGGTTAGGAAGTCGTAAGCCCCCCGCTTGATTGCTTCAACAGCGGTCTCCACGTTGCCGTAGGCGGTGAGCATGATGACGATGGGCGGATTGCTTCGGGCCGAGATGCGCTGAAGGAGTGTCATGCCGTCCATGCCCGACATACGAATGTCGCTTAAGACAATGTCAACGGTGCGCTCATCCAGAATGGATAGCGCTTTTTCGGCGCTGTCAGCCATGATGACCTCGTATTGTCCCAGAAGTGCCCGCTTGAGGCCTTCGCGAGTGTTTTTATCATCATCAACAATCAATACGGTGCGACGCACAATCATGGGCTCTCCTCGGGCGGCGATTTTGAACGGTTATTGTAAGGCTTTAGGAGATGGACGCGACGTTCATCCAGCGGCAGGAACATGGTGAAGGTGGTTCCGACCCCTGGTTCGCTGTTGACATCCATACGGCCACCATGATCTTGAATGATTCGCTGAACGATCATTAGCCCAATACCGGATCCATCCGATTTGGTGGTGTAGTAGGGTTCGAAAATGTGGCTGATGTCTTCCGGGGAAATTCCCGAACCATTGTCCCGGAAGGCAACTGCCAGAAAACGATCGGAAGCCGCGGCTGTAATTCGGAGCAGTCCGCCATCCGGCATAGCCTGCAGGGCGTTTTTAATGATATTGAAGAATGCTTGCTTGATCTGATCCTTGTCTAATCGAATGGCTGGCAGATCGGAGGGGAATTCCAGTTCGACATGAGCCCCGCGGTTTTCGATTTCCTGCTTCAGAAGGGTCAGGGTATCTTTAACGATGATCGCCACCTGGTTTTTCACAAGGTTTGGCTTTGAAGGCCGGATCGCTTTCAGAAACTGGGTGATGATCAGATCTAAACGGGTGACTTCGGTGCGGGCCACCTCAACTAATTCAAGGAGATCCGGACGGTTGTTATGATTACTTTTTTTGAGTTCACGGTCGAGCAGTTGGAGGTGGATATTCAGGGCATTCAGGGGATTGCCAATCTCATGGGCGACCCCGGCGGCGAGCAGGCGTACCGCATTCAGACGTTCTGATTCCACTAACGAGGCTTCCTGCGCGCGGTCACGTGTCACATCCCGTAGGATGATGACGGCGCCCTTTTCGGTATTCTCCACAGCGGAGAGGGGCACGACGTAGAAATTGAGAACGCGAGTTTCAGGGTAGCGGACTTCGATTTGGTGGCTGCTCAATTTGGTCCATTCCCCTGTATCCAGATTTAATATCCGATTCCAGTCGATTTCTCTGAGGAACTTGCTCATGGGCTTACCAATGGCTGTCACATGATTAAACCCGATTAATTCGCCTGCCGCCCGGTTGGTGTAAGTGATGGTTCCTTTTCCATCAAGAACCACAACCCCTTCCTGAATGGACTGAAAAATCGTTTCCAATAGCCCTTTTTCCTTGGCTAAACGCAGGAAATGCGTCTGAACGCTTTCAGGGTCGAGGCGATCGAGTCGTGAAATAAGTTTTTCTAAGAATCCAGCTTTCATGGTCTAATCTGTCGCAGTGTCAATCTGACGCATAAGCTATCAAATCCTCATCATAATCGTAATCTTAATCTTAATCTTAATCTTAATCTTAATCTCTGCGTGGATTTTCGCAATTTATCCTGATCGCCGAGGGGCGGAGAATATGATTACGATTACAATTATGATTTGGGGCCGGGGATGGGGACCGAGTTCTTGTAACAGTGCAGTCTTGTGTATTGTGAAAACTTTGATACATATACAAGCCGCAATCCGCCCGGGTGGCGAAATGGCAGACGCAAGGGACTTAAAATCCCTTATCCGCAAGGGTGTGTGGGTTCGAGTCCCACCCCGGGCAATCATTATTTCTCGACCTGTCTGTGAAGCCTCGTTTGAGGTTCAAGACAGGTCATCTGCGGGAGGTAAGTGACAGATTCCTCTTTATTTGGCTGCCGGGGCCGCTGGTTTATCGGCTTTCACCTTCACGTCGGTAGCCGTCATCGTGTACTCAATTGTCACTTTAGCACCAACCTTAAGGTCACCACCAACTTTCGTGTCTGCAGTACGGGCTATTTCCCATTGCTCCTTGCCTTTTTCCACCACAATTTTGGTGTCGGTCAACTGCATCACCGGGCCTGTCACTTGATACGTTTTTCCTGCGCCAGCCATTACCGAAGTCGCCGCTAACGCCATTCCCATAACCATCGTACCCATCATAAGATTCTTGAACATGGTTAATCTCCTTTTTAAGTTAGCGTAATTATGAACACGTTGGATCGAAGTTCAAGAGCAAATTCCCTGAATAATAGCATCGGTTTGAGTATCTTGAGCACCAGCCTGTTTGTTATAGACGTCTTTCAAACCTGTTATGAAGTTTCGCAGGAACTGGTCACCGCATGGTTTAAAGTTTTTGCTGTCTTTCTGTCTGAACAACGCTCCGAGTTCGGAGCGAGTGATGTCGGCACCCGCCTTTTTCATAATGGCAATCACATCGTCTTCCTTTAACTCAAGGGCGATACGCAGTTTTTTTAGGATATCGTTGTTGCTCAGGATGAATTCCGGATCGAACCGGGGAGGAGGAGTGGGGGGATGATCTCGCCGCCCTCTGCGTTTGATAATGAAACCGTCGAGGAAAGCCGAGAGGATCGCGTCAGAACAATCGATAAACCCTTCCTCTCCATTTTTTTTGAGCATGTTTTGAATCACGTCTCTTTCGAGGGGGAATTGGCTGAGCCGGAAGATTTCAACAAGCTTATTATCGTTCAGATTCAGGTTGTAACGGAGTCGTTTAAGAGTGTCATTGTTCGAGAGCGGCATTCTGGCCCTCCTTTTTTTGATTTGAGACAATAGTGTATTGCCGTTCCATAGCTGGCAAGGTAGTCTCTTTCGCATGCAGAGATCAACACAAAGAGGTTGCTGAGCGTGGATATTCTGGCACATGCGTTATATGGAGCGACGTTTTTCAGTTGCACCGGGTTGGCTGGTAGTCGCCAGAATATGAGTGTGCCACGCGGCACCTATGTGCAAGATTGGACGGTCTGGGTGGCGGTCCTATTTGGCACGCTGCCGGACTTAACCTCAATCGGCGCGACTTTTATCCAAATGCTGATCAGAGGAGAACCGATATCTTTTCATAGCCTGCCTCCTTACGTTTTCATTTTATATCACAGCACTCATAGTCTGTTGACCGCCAGTCTCGTACTGTGCGTGATTTATTGGCTCGCCCGCCCGCTTTTTGTCCCAGCCCTTTCGTGGCCACTCCACATCCTGATGGACAGCTTCTCTCACGATTCGGGGCGGTGGCATACGCTCATGTTCTACCCTGTTTCAGATTGGTATTACTATGGGATAAACTGGTGGCAATATCCGGGATTTATGATGCTCTACTGGGGTATTCTTCCCGTATTGTGGATCGGCATCCACTTCTTGCGGCAAAGAACGGCCATTAGTCCGTGAATTCCGGTGTGGTATCCGGACGATACTTTTGGAGGACATTGGGCTTGGCATTTTCGTTCCGGCCTGGATCAGCCTCGTGATCATCGGCCTACTGGCTTGGGCTTGTGTCGCGTCCCATCGATTAATCAAGAAACGTTGGTTGATGGTGGCGTTTACTCACTCAGTCCCGGTGCAACTCGGCTCGGCGTGTTACGCGCATGACTTCCTCGATGCTGGTGTCGCCCCGGAGCATGCATTTCCAAGCATCCTTGCGCAGCGTGATAAATCCGTCGGCCTCGGCCTGGTGCCGGATTTCATTAGAAGGCCGTTGTTTGACGATCATGGACCGTAAGGCATCATTAAGCACCATGACCTCAAAAATGGCCAATCGTCCGCGATAGCCAGTAAAACTGCACTCTGGGCAACCTCGCCCTTTACAGAACACGGCGCCTTCCAGGGCACCGGGCATGGTCTGGCGGATTTCCTCAAGCACGCTTTCGTCCGGTATGATCGTTTCCTTGCAGGAAGCACAGATACGGCGCACAAGGCGTTGGGCAATGACCCCCTCCAGGCAGGATGACACCAGGTAAGGTTCTACGCCCATATCTGACAGACGTGTAATCGCGCTGGGGGCATCGTTTGTGTGAAGGGTACTGAAGACCAAGTGGCCGGTGAGGGAGGCCCTCACCGCAATATCAGCTGTTTCCGCGTCACGGATTTCGCCGATCAGAACTATATCCGGGTCATGCCTCAGGATGGATCGCAGAATGCTGGCGAAGGTGAGGCCGATTTTAGCGTGGACCTGAATCTGGTTGATCCCTTCCATCTGATATTCAATCGGATCTTCAACGGTGATGATTTTTACTGCCGGGGTGTTCATCCGTGAAAGGGTGGCGTAGAGCGTGGTGGTTTTACCACTACCGGTCGGTCCGGTAATCAGAATGACCCCGTGAGGCAAGGACGAAAGGGCTTCAATCGCCGGACGTTGAGCTTCGCCGAGGCCGAGGTGCTGGAGGTCAATGAACATCGATTTGCGATTCAGAATTCGCATGTTGACGGTCTCCCCGAAACGGGTAGGGAGGATGGAGACGCGCAGATCGAATTCCTCGTCGCCGGAACGAACCTTGATGCGGCCGTCATGTGGCTTGCGGTGTTCGGCGATATCGAGTTCTGCCATGATCTTGACACAGGATGCTACGGCTTTTCTGAATTTCTGGATTCCTTTCGGGAGGGGAATATCTTGCAGGATCCCGTCGATACGGTAACGCAAGCGGAGATGGGTTTCAAAGGGCTCAAGATGAATATCCGTGGCATTGCGCCGGATGGCCTCAGAGATGATCTGGTTTACGAACCGGATCATGCCAGCGTCTGCCGCATCCGTGCCTTTGGTGACATTTGTTTCGCGAACATTTTCTTCTGTCCCTAGAGCGGTATCAGAGATGCTGTCCACGGTCTCTGCACCCAGTCCATAGAAGTGCTGCAGGGTGCGGGACACCTCCATTTCGGCGCAAAGCACCCAGTCCACCGCAAGGTTGAGCATCATACGCAGGTTGTCGCTGATGGCGAGGGATGGAACATGACTGATACCGAGGGTGATGACACTGCCTTTGACTTCGAGCGGGATGACGTGGTAGTTGAGAGCCACCTTTGGGGGGAGCCGGCTGACTTCCTCGTGGGTGATCCGGAAATCTGCGACGGGCCTGTGGGGGATGTGGGTCAGGGAGGAAAGGGTATCCAGGACTACCGACTCCGGTACGAAGCGATCTTTGATGAGAAGGGAATCGAGTCGATCACCAGTCAGGGCGCACCGTACGTTTATCTCATCGATCTGTTCTCGAGTGATCCGTCCATGTTCAACCAGGGTTTGGCCCAGCTCAAGCATCAAGTGGTCAGTGAATAAACGCTTTTCGGCAGGGGCGGACGGGTAATCAGTCAGCATGGCGAATCTCCAGGAAGGATTGAGGAATTCCGCGTTTCAACGTGACGGATGCCTGATCGGGACGGTCAACGCCCAAGGATTCTTCTTTGATGGAGGTAAGGATCATTCCAAAAAGATTGGTGCCCGCAGGGTAGAATGATGTCTTCTTGCTTTTGGAATCGAATATCAGCGCCATAGGGACGCCATCTCTACGCATATATAGGCCGCGGTAGGTCAGGGTGATGTTTTCCTTGGGGTGTGCCGGTGTGGGTTGAATAGAGGGTTTTGACGGAGAATTGGAGAGCTCTAGGTTATCCTTTTTTGGCGGTGATGGTTGGGTTTGACTAAACCCCTCAGCTGGAGTGAAGAGATTGGCGGCACGGTTGGTTCCCTCAATCTGTTGGGCGTGAAGGTAGGCTAGAATGCCCAACCCGGGCGTCGTCAGTTCATTGGTGGTTCCGGTAACAGGGGAGGGAGCCATCCCGATGGGTGTCATGAGTTTCCAGCCCCACCATGCGGTCACAGCCATCAGGGCCGCCAGCAGACAGAAAAAGACTGCCCGTGCGTTTGCCTGTTTCAACCATTTCCAGAAATTATCCATTGCATTAATGTCCCATGGGCCGACGAGGGCGGTCGTTCTTGGCCTTAATTGGTTTACTCGCGAGGTCTCCGGGGGCCTTGAGGAAAACCAGTGCGCTCATCACGGCCTTGATGTTAAGCAAGTCGGATCGAGATCTTCCTGTAGGTTCCACGCGGAGACCGCGCAGGACAAACACATGCCCGGGTTCAGTCACCACATCCAGTAATTCGTATAGGTTGTCCTGGGTGCCATACAGATCCAACTCGAGCGGGTATTCCCGGAAATATTCAGTCTGGTTGGCACCACCCCGGCGGGCAATGGGCGGGAGCGGACGCAGGGCACGAACCGTCTTGATCTTGAGATCCAGTGTGAGATCCACCAGTTTCTCCACGACTCTCAGTTGCAGCATCCGCTGGAAGGCGTCCTCGTCGCTGACGATGGTTTCATCCAATCCCAAATCTTTGGGGAGGCTGATGCCCAGAGTCTGGGATTTTTGAAGCAGACGGTGGCGCACGGTGAAAAGCTTCACTTTGAAGTCGATATGAGCTACTGCCACGCCCGACGTGGAGGAGTCATCGTTCAGCTCCAGTGCACCCAACTGGGCCACCGTATCCTGCCATTCCTTTTCGAGATTTATACAGCGACTCATCTCCATGGCAAATTTGCGTTGAAGGGCGTCCTCACCCAGCAGGTAGTTTTTCTGAGCCAGTTCCGTAGCCATGGTGTCGATATCCGCCTCCATCCGTGACCGTTCCCGGTTCATGGGTAACAGCAGGAAGTACCAGAGGATGAACAGGATGGCGCACACGGCCAGAATGATCATCACCACTTGTTTCCGCTCGGAGACTTTACTTTGGATGCCGAGGTTCACGGGGTTCTCACTTTCAGATCAATGACGAACCGCTTGATACGCCGGTCGGAC is from bacterium and encodes:
- the corA gene encoding magnesium/cobalt transporter CorA; the encoded protein is MIKSFVFNQSQGRLISQDLSLDLLKVVLQDDGVQFWVDIGECADEEAKTVLEGVFQFHPLAIEDCFTPSDRAKVEEYDGYLFLVVHAVTYVNGELKSNELDMFIGKNFLVTYHHAPLKCVNATMERVLKNAPAVARAPDRLTYTILDFLLEGYAPALEEISVEISNLEKSIMVNQSKDTLADVMKLKGEVQRLRQVAWPQRETIARLAHGEFKIVRSHMVPYYRDLLDQLVRISSLAENARDSLTGVLQVHLNLQQMQVNHVIKVLTVMATLCMPALVLTSYYGMNINHWPSLDDPHGWVWVWLITALTTGVLYFYLKRRGWW
- a CDS encoding U32 family peptidase; its protein translation is MKTELLAPAGDLDAAYAAFHYGADAVYLGLQRFSARAEAANFSPEDLSEIVGFAHSTSPRRSVFVAFNTLIQDQEQDEAIETLEFLDATGVDAVIVQDLGIARLARTYFPQLELHASTQLVIHNVAGAIAARELGFKRVTLARELTLKEMADIVREGGVDVEVFIHGALCYSYSGLCLYSSMLRGRSGNRGRCAYPCRDTFGQAKVYPFSMKDLALTGDVLKLREAGVFSFKIEGRKKSALYVAAVTQYYRKLLAGSLTVIEKRTAEEEIKTIFSRPWTELYLNSSRNREVTDVEVVGHRGAPIGIVEKVIQRGGGKWVQFKTQRRLERHDGIQTDVPGRGRPFGFPVDHLRKLSERWKPLEEVFEVHANCFVEVGLPQEHPEIKTGAPLYCSSSQTVKQQYRFPRPKPGLHRVRIAMHVVINASADELEVIATLAACAGLSAKASMPGPFVTSRDADMVTKAVQAAFSKLGNTQFELGDLAVNNPDSLFIPVSVLNRLRREVASQLSESVASRRGQAVQTVQVAEKPVNVQAPTKGAALRWSLKSDRIAHLSELEEADWQGLDEVVIEIQRDPLPELRAGLVQWRERVGANRIRLALPVLMREWERSDLEAKIKVLKAEGWARWEAAALFAWPLLGKSCSGAPDSADGELLTTDWSVYVSNRSAARQVLAMGASRFTLSPEDGNENMHLLLKQYGEYATVIVYQDTPLFISENCALAAQAARCPASPDCRSSEREWESGSGEAVRMIQHGCRTLAINEVPFSLAGRLRELQKAGARYVRADFINRRYEPAKVCEVWRTLRQDHRVAGYEGNYSRGVK
- a CDS encoding RNA pseudouridine synthase yields the protein MKRHQPKGLTILYEDRDIVVVDKVAGLLTIATDDERTRTAYHLMTDYVRKGCGKSRERVFIVHRLDRETSGILVFARTEEAKRTLQANWDKTEKHYLAVVHGILAKKEGTITSYLTENAAFRVYSTQNQAQGLLSHTAYQVLQEARTFSLLDVTLLTGRKNQIRVHFAEQGYPIVGDRKYGNKNDPHRVLALHARSLSIHHPFNGKRMSFEAEVPAHFDRLVPPAVK
- a CDS encoding sigma-54 dependent transcriptional regulator, translated to MIVRRTVLIVDDDKNTREGLKRALLGQYEVIMADSAEKALSILDERTVDIVLSDIRMSGMDGMTLLQRISARSNPPIVIMLTAYGNVETAVEAIKRGAYDFLTKPVNLDHLDLLIKRALHSSEVETENLNLRAQLDSHFGLSNIVGQSAKIQEVFDTIKQAAPSQATILIQGESGTGKELVAHAIHQLSTRSKGPFIPVHCAALNPTLLESELFGHEKGAFTGATDRRSGRFEMADGGTLFLDEISEIDPSIQVKLLRVLEERQFERVGGHQTLDVDIRLIAATNADLGAMVKAKTFRNDLFFRLDVVSIILPPLRDRAEDIPLLFTHFLKEFNTRNNKQIEDITPEAVEMLTAYSWPGNVREFRNVIERMVVLARSNRLSVRDLPLSIKNAVHGETTRLALGTTNDSQRSEPASMAEGERMMIYAALKKNDGNRTLAAEQLGISRRTLQRKLKEYRSSPQDS
- a CDS encoding ATP-binding protein yields the protein MKAGFLEKLISRLDRLDPESVQTHFLRLAKEKGLLETIFQSIQEGVVVLDGKGTITYTNRAAGELIGFNHVTAIGKPMSKFLREIDWNRILNLDTGEWTKLSSHQIEVRYPETRVLNFYVVPLSAVENTEKGAVIILRDVTRDRAQEASLVESERLNAVRLLAAGVAHEIGNPLNALNIHLQLLDRELKKSNHNNRPDLLELVEVARTEVTRLDLIITQFLKAIRPSKPNLVKNQVAIIVKDTLTLLKQEIENRGAHVELEFPSDLPAIRLDKDQIKQAFFNIIKNALQAMPDGGLLRITAAASDRFLAVAFRDNGSGISPEDISHIFEPYYTTKSDGSGIGLMIVQRIIQDHGGRMDVNSEPGVGTTFTMFLPLDERRVHLLKPYNNRSKSPPEESP
- a CDS encoding DUF1456 family protein, yielding MCQNIHAQQPLCVDLCMRKRLPCQLWNGNTLLSQIKKRRARMPLSNNDTLKRLRYNLNLNDNKLVEIFRLSQFPLERDVIQNMLKKNGEEGFIDCSDAILSAFLDGFIIKRRGRRDHPPTPPPRFDPEFILSNNDILKKLRIALELKEDDVIAIMKKAGADITRSELGALFRQKDSKNFKPCGDQFLRNFITGLKDVYNKQAGAQDTQTDAIIQGICS